A single Desulfonatronum sp. SC1 DNA region contains:
- a CDS encoding chaperone modulator CbpM translates to MALSIKILTEELPATSELVIWSRFIELTGIHPTRLGELVELGWLCPNRTQEDCYLFHPRDVYKVSKLERICTDFELPALAGTIIIDLLERIEDLELQVRDLRRLL, encoded by the coding sequence ATGGCACTGAGCATCAAAATACTGACTGAGGAACTGCCCGCGACGTCGGAACTGGTGATCTGGTCCCGGTTCATCGAACTGACCGGAATCCACCCGACCAGACTGGGCGAGCTGGTCGAGTTGGGCTGGCTCTGCCCGAACAGGACCCAGGAAGACTGCTACCTGTTCCATCCCCGGGACGTGTACAAGGTTAGCAAGCTGGAGCGAATCTGCACCGACTTCGAACTGCCCGCCTTGGCCGGAACCATCATCATCGACCTCCTGGAACGCATCGAAGACCTGGAGTTGCAAGTCCGCGACCTGCGGCGTTTGCTGTAA
- a CDS encoding DnaJ C-terminal domain-containing protein, translating into MSVSFKDYYQLLDVSKTASQDELSKAFKKMARKYHPDLNPDNPEAEKKFKEINEAYEVLKDPEKRKLYDSLGPNWQHGQNFQPPPGFDSSRFRSYSSGGPSGGPQFEGGFGGFSDFFETIFGGQFRGEQSYQGDPFGSGGFGPRQTKGRDVEVGMELPLEDAFTGGSRTISFQEQVMGPDGMPRMETKSLQVNIPAGIKNGSRIRLAGQGSPGMRGGPSGDLYLKIRVAPHPKFKLEGNSIIYDLPLTPWEAALGTKVRVPTLAGAVEMNIPAGTGSGRKLRLRGKGLGKGDQQGDQLIRVMIAVPEKPTDQERELWEQLARTSTFQPRHDG; encoded by the coding sequence ATGAGCGTTTCCTTCAAAGACTATTACCAACTCCTGGACGTATCCAAGACCGCGTCCCAGGACGAGCTTTCCAAGGCATTCAAGAAGATGGCCCGGAAGTACCACCCGGATCTGAATCCGGACAACCCCGAAGCGGAGAAGAAGTTCAAGGAAATCAACGAGGCCTACGAAGTGCTCAAGGACCCGGAGAAGCGGAAGCTGTACGACTCCCTGGGCCCGAACTGGCAGCACGGCCAGAATTTTCAACCGCCTCCGGGCTTTGATTCCAGCCGATTCCGTTCGTATTCGTCCGGTGGCCCTTCTGGCGGTCCGCAATTCGAAGGCGGCTTCGGCGGGTTCAGCGACTTTTTCGAGACCATCTTCGGCGGCCAGTTTCGCGGAGAACAAAGCTACCAAGGCGACCCCTTCGGTTCCGGAGGATTCGGTCCCCGGCAGACCAAGGGCCGGGACGTGGAGGTGGGCATGGAACTGCCCCTGGAAGACGCCTTTACCGGGGGCAGCCGGACCATTTCCTTTCAGGAGCAGGTGATGGGCCCGGACGGAATGCCGCGCATGGAAACCAAGTCCCTGCAGGTGAACATCCCGGCCGGGATCAAGAACGGATCCCGTATCCGGCTGGCCGGGCAGGGCTCGCCCGGCATGCGCGGTGGTCCCAGCGGGGATCTGTACCTGAAGATCAGGGTCGCCCCGCACCCCAAATTCAAGTTGGAGGGCAACTCCATCATCTACGATCTGCCCCTGACGCCCTGGGAAGCGGCTTTGGGAACCAAAGTCCGGGTTCCAACCCTGGCCGGAGCCGTGGAAATGAACATCCCGGCCGGGACCGGCAGCGGCAGGAAGCTGCGCCTGCGCGGCAAGGGCCTGGGCAAGGGCGACCAGCAGGGCGATCAGCTGATCCGCGTGATGATCGCGGTCCCGGAAAAGCCCACCGACCAGGAGCGCGAATTGTGGGAACAACTGGCCCGGACGTCCACGTTTCAGCCCCGGCATGACGGCTGA
- a CDS encoding PIN domain-containing protein gives MPGKRFLDTNILIYAHDLDAGRRHDVAASLVAELWETGQGVLSIQVLQEFYVNITRKIPQPLTPSIARGLIENYCAWEVMTPEVQDVLRASEVQERNSLSFWDAMIIVSASKAGADIVISEDLNAGQCIEGVLVRNPFVSQNKT, from the coding sequence ATGCCCGGTAAGCGGTTCCTAGATACCAACATCCTGATCTACGCCCACGATCTGGACGCGGGACGGCGTCATGACGTGGCCGCCTCGCTTGTAGCGGAACTTTGGGAAACCGGGCAGGGTGTGCTCAGCATCCAGGTTTTGCAGGAGTTCTATGTCAACATCACCCGGAAAATCCCACAGCCCTTGACGCCCTCCATTGCCCGCGGGCTCATTGAAAATTATTGCGCCTGGGAGGTCATGACACCGGAAGTCCAGGACGTGCTCCGCGCATCCGAGGTCCAAGAAAGAAACAGCCTCTCGTTCTGGGATGCCATGATCATCGTTTCCGCTTCCAAGGCCGGAGCCGATATCGTCATCAGCGAAGATCTCAATGCCGGGCAATGCATTGAAGGAGTGCTCGTCCGCAATCCCTTCGTCAGCCAAAACAAGACATGA
- a CDS encoding response regulator: protein MADILVLDDVLDVGMMLRRILTRKGHQVHVFSDEEPAFEYARKHPVDMAILDIKLKKMSGVEVLEELKKINPRIRVMMLTGYPTLETAKEALQLGADEYCVKPIDIDELEEKTAEILAKG from the coding sequence ATGGCCGATATTCTGGTTTTGGACGACGTCCTGGACGTGGGCATGATGCTGCGCCGCATTCTGACCCGCAAGGGCCATCAGGTCCACGTGTTCAGCGACGAGGAACCGGCCTTCGAGTATGCCCGCAAACACCCGGTGGACATGGCCATTCTGGACATCAAGCTGAAGAAGATGAGCGGCGTGGAAGTCCTGGAAGAACTGAAAAAAATCAACCCAAGAATCCGGGTGATGATGCTCACCGGCTACCCCACTCTGGAAACGGCCAAAGAGGCCTTGCAGCTGGGAGCGGACGAATACTGCGTCAAACCCATCGACATCGACGAACTGGAAGAGAAGACCGCCGAAATTCTGGCCAAGGGATGA
- a CDS encoding type I restriction enzyme HsdR N-terminal domain-containing protein, with product MHEVSLDQSIQDYLTGENLEMTTYEDLRQGLARLLVEEKGYPKDNLSPRVAIQFHVDDKPFSRNVDILVRDGQGRPALALLFCSGTPETYTREAMYAARLLPDGPAPLVIVTDSKDAKLLSAASGKVLADGFVAIPSWEELQNLLAEHPAPDLDPARLAREQRVFYMYSGFLEGCCGQECPT from the coding sequence GTGCACGAAGTCAGCCTTGATCAAAGCATTCAGGACTACTTGACCGGCGAAAACCTGGAAATGACTACCTACGAGGATCTGCGCCAGGGCTTGGCCCGGCTACTGGTGGAGGAAAAAGGCTACCCCAAGGACAACCTTTCCCCGCGCGTTGCCATTCAGTTCCACGTGGACGACAAACCCTTCTCCCGCAATGTGGACATCCTGGTTCGCGACGGGCAAGGCCGCCCGGCTCTCGCCCTGCTCTTCTGCTCCGGCACCCCGGAGACCTACACCCGGGAGGCGATGTACGCAGCCAGGCTGTTGCCTGACGGCCCGGCTCCCCTGGTCATTGTCACGGACAGCAAGGACGCCAAGCTCCTGAGCGCCGCCAGCGGCAAGGTTCTGGCCGACGGTTTCGTCGCCATCCCCTCCTGGGAGGAACTGCAAAATCTCCTGGCCGAACATCCGGCCCCCGACCTGGACCCGGCCCGTCTGGCCCGGGAACAGCGTGTCTTCTACATGTACAGCGGTTTTCTGGAAGGCTGTTGCGGCCAGGAATGCCCCACCTGA
- a CDS encoding zinc dependent phospholipase C family protein — protein sequence MFIRCLLVLIGLLVIPSTAWAWGPLTHIYVASELFAYASIIPSAIFGLLTKYRQDFLYGNLMADMILGKSYLPEDKSPHSWTTGMRFLDQAQNDSEKAFAYGYLCHLAADTVAHGILVEEQQEQSHAWLEMQADAMIHRAYWLQSVSFSRAVQRRNDRFLESSLDSYIFSFKTNRKIYKSLVFLSLLNVRRKIRVDKEYIHELHDHSLARMISLLRDGEKSLVLQENPMAVKH from the coding sequence ATGTTCATCAGATGTCTGCTGGTCCTTATCGGGCTGCTCGTCATACCGTCCACCGCTTGGGCCTGGGGGCCGCTGACCCACATCTACGTGGCCAGCGAACTGTTCGCCTACGCCTCGATCATCCCATCCGCCATATTTGGGCTGTTGACGAAATATCGTCAAGACTTTTTATACGGCAACCTGATGGCGGACATGATTCTGGGCAAGAGCTACCTGCCCGAGGACAAGAGCCCGCACAGCTGGACCACGGGAATGCGGTTTCTGGATCAGGCCCAAAACGACTCGGAAAAGGCCTTTGCCTACGGCTATCTCTGTCACTTGGCCGCCGACACCGTGGCCCACGGGATTCTGGTGGAGGAACAGCAGGAACAGTCCCATGCCTGGCTGGAGATGCAGGCCGACGCCATGATTCACCGTGCCTACTGGTTGCAGTCCGTGAGCTTCAGCCGGGCCGTGCAGCGGCGCAACGACCGTTTCCTGGAAAGCTCCCTGGACAGCTATATCTTTTCGTTCAAGACCAATAGAAAAATCTACAAAAGCCTCGTCTTCCTCTCCCTGCTCAACGTCCGCCGCAAAATTCGAGTGGACAAGGAGTACATCCACGAACTTCACGACCATTCCCTGGCCCGGATGATCAGCCTGCTTCGAGACGGCGAAAAATCTCTGGTGCTCCAGGAAAACCCCATGGCCGTCAAACACTGA
- a CDS encoding dual specificity protein phosphatase family protein — MSDTGTYPVYWVTPNLATGPAPMSYDHLDHLRTEGVDAILNLCAEYCDLHDIESSQGFEVHYLPVEDEETPQLQALEEALAWLDEAIYLGKKVYVHCRHGIGRTGTVISAYLLRRGLGSKLVKQKLKKLRSQPANFDQWWLVRKIGKKEGRLTIREPSLEWKTLVDLGPFFTDHELLLSEANQRVERQVPNPEFCGLDHIRCCTRHLEVSLIEAAYLTHHLNRKLRSADRLAAIERSVETTRSIRALRRETREEDLPPRFAEVGLFCPLLSEGRCLVYPSRPLACRLDGLPSVPENEVFLKALQSRTEQLSQGLFLALTGDFCKRPRVRFPLVDVVSGRFVQSFFHLLSGQGGSLQAETTVPPGGTEETTGKPRENPF, encoded by the coding sequence ATGAGCGACACAGGAACATATCCCGTCTACTGGGTCACCCCAAACCTGGCCACCGGACCGGCTCCCATGTCCTACGACCACCTGGACCATCTCCGGACCGAGGGTGTGGACGCCATTCTGAACCTCTGCGCCGAGTACTGCGACCTGCACGACATCGAATCCAGCCAGGGCTTTGAGGTCCACTACCTCCCGGTGGAAGACGAGGAAACGCCCCAACTCCAAGCCCTGGAAGAAGCCCTGGCCTGGCTGGACGAGGCCATCTACCTGGGCAAGAAGGTCTACGTTCATTGCCGTCACGGCATCGGGCGGACCGGAACGGTCATCTCGGCCTATCTCCTGCGGCGGGGGCTGGGCAGCAAGCTGGTCAAGCAGAAGCTCAAGAAGCTGCGCTCCCAGCCGGCCAATTTCGATCAATGGTGGCTGGTGCGCAAGATCGGCAAGAAGGAAGGCCGGCTGACCATCCGGGAACCCTCCCTGGAGTGGAAGACACTTGTAGACCTGGGTCCGTTCTTCACGGACCACGAACTGCTGCTGAGCGAAGCGAACCAGCGGGTTGAAAGGCAGGTTCCGAATCCGGAATTTTGCGGCCTGGACCATATCCGCTGCTGCACCCGGCACCTGGAGGTCAGTCTGATCGAAGCCGCCTACCTGACCCACCACCTGAACCGCAAGTTGCGCAGCGCTGACCGTTTGGCGGCCATTGAGCGCTCCGTGGAAACCACCCGCTCCATTCGGGCCTTGCGCCGGGAGACACGGGAGGAAGACCTGCCGCCACGGTTCGCCGAGGTCGGCTTGTTTTGCCCGTTGCTGAGCGAAGGCCGCTGTCTGGTCTATCCGTCGCGCCCCCTGGCCTGCCGCCTGGACGGCCTGCCCTCCGTGCCGGAGAACGAGGTCTTTCTGAAGGCGCTGCAATCCCGCACCGAACAGCTTTCTCAAGGGCTGTTCCTGGCCCTGACCGGCGACTTCTGCAAGCGCCCCCGGGTGAGATTCCCCCTGGTGGACGTGGTTTCAGGTCGGTTCGTCCAGTCGTTTTTTCATTTATTGTCCGGCCAGGGCGGCTCGCTTCAAGCCGAAACGACCGTTCCGCCCGGCGGAACCGAGGAAACCACGGGGAAACCCCGAGAAAACCCATTTTGA
- a CDS encoding ATP-binding protein has translation MRAALQYLSRLSFQTKINLGLALIIVCFGLLLGAINYAVSSRAVLREALLRGEVLSVNLSARSAESILSMNFLRLTNLVTEMVDQGDRKDLVYAFIVDRHGQVMAHTFRDGFPVALLQVNQVEDHQPFGMRFLDTGRERLYDFAAPVMVGSTRLGTVRIALSHSTIKTAIDRLMWINLAATAGATLLALIGSTFFARTVTRRINALRHSAEQVVKSNLDVQISPAPDRNCWEIMNCKEKRCPAHEDRLRRCWYLAGTFCPDCSAGSFPEKLDDCRNCPVYRRNSGDEIQSLAESFDFMALTLKNHIEELRRSERNLARQKQLLNTILDVTPDLVALQDEELAYLAVNKAFCRHVGREEEEIIDGTDFDIYSDEQADRNYHEDMQILLTSRPLSKEIMTRGGKGKKWHHVVKVPVVENDRIIGLLTTARDITVVKQYQEKLIHSQKMEDLGRLAGGVAHEINTPLSIILGYSQLLLKDFPADDPVAQDIGIIEKQAQVCRKIVADLLSFSRTTEQAALPMDINDSLREVAELVEHIFRQNRIIINLHLDDRIPPISGDKERLKQVWINLYNNAADAIGDDGCISVTSKLCAHRRRLVVAVADTGGGVAEDDLDKIFEPFFTTKPVDKGTGLGLSVTFGIIKDHGGRISAISPVPSEYVDVSPACSKKPGPGTVFFVELPLEGNELPPDECIEIPKKEA, from the coding sequence ATGCGCGCCGCTCTCCAGTACCTTTCCCGCCTTTCCTTCCAGACCAAGATCAATCTCGGACTGGCCCTGATCATCGTCTGCTTCGGCCTGCTACTTGGGGCCATCAACTACGCGGTCAGTTCCCGGGCCGTGCTCCGAGAAGCCTTGCTCCGGGGCGAGGTGCTCTCCGTGAACCTTTCGGCCCGCTCCGCGGAATCCATCCTGTCCATGAACTTCCTCCGGCTGACCAACCTGGTGACCGAGATGGTGGACCAGGGCGACCGCAAGGACTTGGTCTATGCCTTCATCGTGGACCGCCACGGCCAGGTCATGGCCCACACCTTTCGCGACGGATTCCCCGTGGCCCTGCTCCAGGTCAACCAGGTAGAGGATCATCAACCCTTTGGAATGCGCTTTTTGGATACCGGACGAGAACGGCTGTATGACTTCGCCGCTCCGGTGATGGTTGGGAGCACCCGGCTAGGAACGGTGCGCATCGCCCTGTCCCACTCCACCATCAAGACGGCCATCGACCGTCTAATGTGGATCAACCTGGCCGCCACCGCCGGGGCGACCCTTTTAGCCCTGATCGGCAGCACCTTCTTTGCCCGCACCGTGACCAGACGGATCAATGCTTTGCGCCACTCCGCGGAACAGGTCGTCAAAAGCAACCTGGACGTTCAGATCAGCCCCGCCCCGGACAGGAACTGCTGGGAAATCATGAACTGTAAGGAAAAACGCTGCCCGGCCCACGAGGACCGCCTGCGCCGCTGCTGGTACCTCGCCGGAACCTTCTGTCCGGACTGCTCCGCGGGCAGCTTTCCGGAAAAACTCGACGACTGCCGGAACTGTCCGGTCTACCGCCGCAACTCTGGTGACGAGATCCAGAGCCTGGCCGAATCCTTCGACTTCATGGCTCTTACCTTGAAGAACCATATCGAGGAACTGCGCCGTTCCGAGCGCAACCTGGCCCGACAAAAGCAGCTCTTGAACACCATCTTGGACGTTACCCCGGACCTGGTCGCCCTCCAGGACGAAGAACTGGCCTATCTGGCCGTGAACAAGGCCTTTTGTCGGCACGTGGGCCGGGAGGAGGAAGAAATCATCGACGGCACGGATTTCGACATTTACAGCGACGAGCAGGCGGATCGCAATTACCATGAGGACATGCAGATCCTGCTCACCAGTCGCCCCTTGTCCAAGGAAATCATGACCCGAGGAGGCAAAGGCAAGAAGTGGCATCACGTGGTCAAGGTTCCGGTGGTGGAGAACGACAGAATCATCGGGCTGCTTACCACGGCCCGGGACATCACGGTGGTCAAGCAGTATCAGGAAAAACTGATCCATTCCCAGAAGATGGAGGATCTGGGACGACTGGCCGGAGGAGTGGCCCACGAAATCAACACCCCGCTGAGCATCATCCTCGGTTATTCCCAATTGCTGCTCAAGGACTTTCCCGCGGACGACCCAGTGGCCCAGGACATTGGGATCATCGAGAAACAGGCCCAGGTCTGCCGCAAGATCGTGGCCGACCTCCTCAGCTTCTCTCGGACCACGGAACAAGCCGCCCTGCCCATGGATATCAACGACTCGCTGCGGGAAGTGGCCGAGCTGGTGGAGCATATCTTTCGACAGAACCGGATCATCATCAACCTGCACCTGGATGACAGGATTCCGCCCATTTCCGGGGACAAGGAGCGACTGAAGCAGGTCTGGATCAACCTGTACAACAACGCCGCGGATGCCATCGGCGATGACGGTTGCATTTCCGTCACCTCCAAACTCTGCGCCCATCGACGTCGGCTGGTGGTAGCCGTGGCCGATACCGGAGGCGGAGTGGCCGAAGACGACCTGGACAAAATATTCGAGCCTTTTTTCACCACCAAACCCGTGGACAAGGGAACAGGGCTGGGGCTATCCGTGACTTTCGGCATCATCAAGGACCATGGCGGACGCATCAGCGCCATCAGCCCGGTACCCAGCGAGTATGTGGACGTTTCCCCTGCCTGCTCCAAAAAACCCGGACCGGGAACGGTTTTTTTCGTGGAACTGCCGCTGGAAGGCAACGAACTCCCCCCGGACGAATGCATTGAAATTCCCAAAAAGGAGGCGTGA
- a CDS encoding PEP/pyruvate-binding domain-containing protein, whose protein sequence is MALASIKRWAERVFTPDEAVRRQFGLFRELLHEDKLCLKAITRLEEIGREPILVDWSRVELLARHLLDSMDRLADRLQRMAPDGYPALAPACGRIRGEIEALLGQEHWRPERPYVLHLEKGSATESAREVMGGKAQGLTQIIARTEIPVPPALVITTNAYQRFLQANGLREMVRKKLLTLDFRRPERLERTAALIRKAILEGVVPDDMAEEVDASLGQLEAMAKDEPGNTADRQAAEPLFAVRSSALAEDGDASFAGQYATRLNVSRRDFWSAYKDVLAGKFTSKALTYRLHYGLSDAQTAMAALVLPMIEAKTSGVVYSRDPLDLCKGACLVISAVTGAGSRLVDGSAVPDTFLVSRRDPTHFLAKQAAPEQDDRPLPTLRDELCLDDASATTLARWGLELEQAFGRPQDIEWAQDHAGNLMILQSRPIHVTAPGEDNGSVPSESMDEADRATPQPSDHVASILDVGTPASIGVASGRIHRITSEADLDAVPQGAVVLAPGIPPSLVQIVHKAAGVIAEQGGKASHFASVAREFGLPVIVGIGSGAAALEQDRLVTMDAHRGVVYDGELQELLQWQQRQRAKPPTPFQRRMTPLLKLIASLNLTDPEADTFSPDHCQSVHDVVRLVHEHGTREMFSLMDIKGRGMRRAKPLESDIPIVMHVLDLGDGLRAGAENERALTMEHVRSGPMLAVWAGLTDKDVAWSEGLLHLDWERFDQVSGGIFSLKSSLLSSYALLASHYAHLLLRFGYHFAVLDCLAGERAEENYIQFRFKGGGGIDEKKSWRLEMIQTVLQSFDFQVRIREDLLEAKCARQDKLRTELRLNVLGYLLGRTPLLDMALESREHALRLAEEMQGKWRPAEEQS, encoded by the coding sequence ATGGCTCTTGCATCCATCAAGCGCTGGGCCGAACGGGTCTTCACCCCGGATGAGGCGGTTCGCCGCCAGTTCGGCCTGTTTCGGGAGCTGCTGCATGAAGACAAGCTTTGCCTGAAAGCCATCACCCGGCTGGAAGAGATCGGCCGGGAACCGATCCTGGTGGACTGGTCCCGGGTGGAACTGCTGGCGCGTCACCTCCTGGACTCCATGGACCGCTTGGCGGACCGGCTCCAACGCATGGCTCCGGACGGCTACCCGGCCCTTGCCCCGGCTTGCGGGCGCATCCGCGGAGAGATCGAGGCCTTGCTCGGCCAGGAACACTGGCGACCGGAAAGGCCATACGTGCTGCACCTCGAAAAAGGCTCCGCTACGGAGAGCGCCCGCGAAGTCATGGGCGGCAAGGCCCAAGGGCTGACCCAAATCATTGCTCGGACTGAAATCCCGGTGCCCCCGGCCCTGGTCATCACCACCAACGCCTACCAGCGTTTTCTGCAGGCCAACGGACTGCGGGAGATGGTGCGCAAGAAGCTCCTGACCCTGGACTTCCGGCGGCCCGAGCGCTTGGAACGTACGGCGGCCCTGATCCGGAAAGCCATTCTTGAGGGTGTTGTTCCCGACGACATGGCCGAGGAGGTCGACGCGTCCCTGGGCCAGCTCGAAGCCATGGCCAAGGATGAACCCGGAAACACCGCCGACCGACAGGCCGCGGAGCCGTTGTTCGCCGTGCGCAGCAGCGCTCTGGCCGAGGACGGCGACGCCTCCTTCGCCGGGCAGTACGCCACGCGACTCAACGTCTCCCGTCGGGATTTCTGGTCCGCCTATAAGGACGTCCTGGCCGGAAAGTTCACTTCCAAGGCCCTGACCTATCGCCTGCACTACGGCCTGAGCGACGCCCAGACGGCCATGGCCGCGCTGGTCCTGCCGATGATCGAAGCCAAAACCAGCGGGGTGGTCTACAGCCGCGACCCGCTGGATCTGTGCAAAGGCGCCTGCCTAGTGATCTCCGCCGTAACCGGAGCTGGCAGCCGCTTGGTGGACGGCAGCGCGGTGCCGGACACTTTTTTGGTCTCCCGCCGGGACCCCACCCATTTTCTGGCCAAACAGGCCGCCCCGGAACAGGACGATCGCCCCCTGCCCACCTTGCGCGACGAACTCTGCCTGGACGACGCCTCCGCCACGACCCTGGCCCGGTGGGGCTTGGAACTGGAGCAGGCCTTCGGCCGCCCCCAGGACATCGAATGGGCCCAGGACCATGCCGGCAATCTGATGATCCTTCAATCCCGTCCGATCCACGTCACAGCCCCAGGGGAAGACAACGGCAGCGTTCCGTCGGAAAGCATGGACGAGGCGGACCGCGCCACCCCCCAGCCCTCGGACCACGTGGCCTCGATCCTGGACGTGGGCACTCCGGCCAGCATCGGGGTCGCTTCGGGCCGGATACACCGCATCACTTCGGAAGCGGACCTGGACGCCGTGCCCCAGGGGGCCGTGGTCCTTGCTCCGGGCATCCCGCCCTCCCTGGTCCAGATCGTTCACAAGGCAGCCGGCGTGATCGCCGAGCAGGGCGGCAAGGCCAGCCATTTCGCCTCCGTGGCCCGGGAATTCGGCCTGCCGGTGATCGTGGGCATCGGAAGCGGGGCCGCGGCCCTGGAACAGGACCGCCTGGTGACCATGGACGCCCACCGCGGCGTGGTCTACGACGGCGAGCTCCAGGAATTGCTTCAATGGCAACAAAGGCAGCGGGCCAAACCGCCCACGCCCTTCCAGCGGCGAATGACTCCGCTGCTCAAGCTGATCGCGTCCCTGAACCTGACCGATCCGGAGGCCGATACCTTCTCCCCGGATCATTGCCAAAGCGTGCACGACGTGGTCCGCCTCGTCCACGAGCACGGTACACGGGAAATGTTCTCCCTGATGGACATCAAGGGCCGGGGCATGCGGCGGGCCAAGCCGTTGGAGAGCGATATCCCCATCGTCATGCACGTCCTGGACCTGGGCGACGGGCTTCGCGCCGGGGCCGAAAACGAGCGCGCCCTGACCATGGAGCACGTTCGTAGCGGGCCGATGCTGGCCGTATGGGCCGGCCTGACGGACAAAGACGTTGCCTGGTCCGAGGGACTGCTGCATCTGGACTGGGAGCGCTTCGACCAAGTCAGCGGGGGCATCTTCAGCCTCAAGTCCTCCCTCCTGAGCAGCTATGCCCTGCTGGCCAGCCACTACGCCCATCTGCTGCTGCGTTTCGGATATCACTTCGCCGTGCTGGACTGCCTGGCCGGTGAACGGGCCGAGGAGAACTACATTCAGTTCCGGTTCAAGGGCGGAGGTGGGATCGACGAAAAAAAAAGCTGGCGCCTGGAGATGATCCAGACCGTGCTCCAATCCTTCGACTTCCAGGTTCGGATCCGGGAAGACCTGTTGGAGGCCAAGTGCGCCCGCCAGGACAAACTGCGTACCGAACTGCGGCTGAACGTCCTGGGATATCTCCTGGGCCGCACCCCGCTGCTGGACATGGCCCTGGAAAGCCGCGAACATGCGTTGCGTCTGGCCGAGGAAATGCAGGGCAAATGGCGTCCGGCCGAGGAGCAATCATGA